The Candidatus Beckwithbacteria bacterium genome has a window encoding:
- a CDS encoding ATP-dependent Clp protease ATP-binding subunit: MNRYKRLVKNLLIFLDNRLALSLMLQMLFVPLFHDVSFLGRVLSFIYRVVRIVIGSIVMSLSIIAIGFWLIIWLILSPIISTISWLINSVKKNIKIESSLIKDPTVKEILKRLEIAETTINNIAPEITFDARKIKPEQLLLTILKQENWRYKEAQETVKWLQKEKSWGRTPFIWDKDYEARPIGGIDRGLIGIPTPTLDKYSVDLTKLAQKRQLAEMFCKAEAVTQITEILSRREKNNVLVVGAPGSGKTTLVKSIAQEIVRGVKAKSLKFKRLISLDVSRLAAGAGSGELNQRMTKIIEEITTAGNIILFVDEVHNLASINQDSPETSKVFIALEPALSEGVFQFIGATTTANYKKALEPNEAFARLFELVELKEADNEQTLAVLEYLAWEREQKEKITVSFLALKKIIELAAKLIHDRVFPDKAVNLLDEVVAVAKNQEKTLVIVPDVEKLITQKTKVPVTQLTKEETALLLNLEKKLHQRVIGQDKAIKAVADAIRRARTGLKQDNKPIASFLFGGPTGVGKTETAKTLAAEFFGSEKVMIRLDMSEYQNLNSLDRLNNQLTGAVKHQPYTLILLDELEKAHSKILNLFLQVLDDARLTDSTGKTIDFSNTIIIATTNAGTKIEQIESAFPPEFLNRFSGIIVFETLSKKETEEVIKLKLKEVAAELAKQEIIVNFNEEAVKNLIADSFSTKWGGRQIDRTIQEKITNVIAEKILQGEIKKNQAFEFKV, encoded by the coding sequence ATGAATAGGTACAAACGACTGGTTAAAAATTTATTGATTTTCCTAGACAACCGCTTGGCTTTGAGTTTAATGCTGCAAATGTTGTTTGTGCCTTTATTCCATGATGTGTCTTTTTTAGGCAGAGTGTTAAGTTTTATTTATCGGGTGGTAAGAATTGTTATTGGCAGTATCGTGATGAGTTTAAGTATTATCGCGATAGGTTTTTGGTTAATTATCTGGCTAATATTATCTCCGATAATTAGCACGATTTCGTGGCTAATAAACTCTGTCAAGAAAAACATAAAAATAGAATCGTCATTAATTAAAGATCCGACGGTTAAAGAAATATTAAAACGCTTGGAAATTGCCGAAACGACGATCAATAATATAGCGCCGGAAATCACCTTTGATGCCAGGAAAATAAAACCGGAACAGTTATTATTAACGATTTTGAAACAAGAAAATTGGCGATATAAAGAAGCACAAGAAACAGTTAAGTGGCTTCAGAAAGAGAAAAGCTGGGGAAGAACCCCATTTATTTGGGATAAAGATTATGAAGCCAGACCGATTGGCGGCATTGACCGGGGTTTAATCGGCATCCCGACGCCGACTTTGGATAAATACAGCGTGGATTTAACCAAATTGGCCCAAAAAAGACAGCTAGCGGAAATGTTCTGTAAAGCCGAAGCCGTAACGCAAATTACCGAAATTTTATCCCGCAGGGAAAAAAATAATGTTTTAGTGGTCGGGGCCCCGGGAAGCGGTAAAACAACTTTGGTAAAAAGTATTGCCCAGGAAATTGTCCGGGGAGTCAAGGCAAAAAGCTTAAAGTTTAAGCGGTTAATTTCGTTAGATGTCAGCCGCTTGGCGGCCGGAGCCGGCAGTGGCGAATTGAACCAAAGAATGACGAAAATTATTGAAGAAATAACCACAGCCGGCAATATTATTCTGTTTGTGGACGAAGTTCATAATTTAGCCTCGATTAACCAAGATTCACCGGAGACCAGTAAAGTCTTTATTGCTTTAGAACCGGCCTTATCTGAAGGCGTCTTCCAGTTTATCGGGGCAACCACAACCGCCAATTATAAAAAAGCGCTGGAACCAAATGAGGCTTTTGCCAGGTTATTTGAGTTGGTAGAACTAAAAGAAGCCGATAATGAACAAACTTTAGCGGTCTTAGAATATCTGGCTTGGGAAAGAGAACAAAAAGAAAAAATAACGGTTTCTTTCCTCGCTCTAAAAAAAATAATTGAGTTGGCGGCTAAGTTAATCCATGACCGGGTTTTTCCGGACAAGGCAGTAAATCTTTTGGATGAGGTGGTGGCCGTGGCCAAAAATCAGGAAAAAACTTTAGTCATTGTTCCGGATGTCGAAAAATTGATTACCCAAAAAACTAAAGTTCCGGTAACACAATTAACTAAAGAGGAAACGGCACTACTTCTTAATTTGGAGAAAAAACTGCACCAGCGGGTCATCGGACAAGATAAGGCGATTAAAGCGGTGGCCGACGCCATCCGGCGGGCAAGAACGGGCCTAAAACAAGACAACAAACCGATTGCCAGCTTTTTGTTTGGCGGGCCAACCGGTGTAGGTAAAACGGAAACCGCCAAAACCTTAGCGGCCGAGTTTTTCGGCTCAGAAAAAGTAATGATACGCTTAGACATGAGTGAATACCAAAATTTAAACAGCTTAGATAGATTGAATAATCAGCTGACCGGGGCGGTGAAACATCAACCCTATACTTTAATCTTGCTGGATGAGCTGGAAAAAGCTCACTCTAAGATTTTAAATCTGTTTTTGCAGGTTTTAGACGATGCTAGGCTTACTGACAGCACTGGAAAAACCATTGATTTTAGTAATACCATTATTATCGCCACCACGAATGCCGGGACTAAAATTGAACAAATTGAGAGTGCTTTTCCGCCGGAATTTTTAAACCGTTTCAGCGGAATAATTGTTTTTGAAACCCTCTCTAAAAAAGAAACCGAGGAGGTCATTAAATTAAAATTAAAAGAGGTGGCAGCAGAATTAGCAAAACAGGAAATTATTGTTAACTTTAATGAGGAGGCGGTAAAAAATTTAATTGCTGATAGCTTTTCGACCAAATGGGGCGGCAGGCAAATTGACAGAACCATTCAGGAAAAAATTACTAATGTTATTGCCGAAAAAATTCTTCAGGGCGAGATTAAGAAAAACCAAGCGTTTGAGTTTAAGGTATGA
- the prfB gene encoding peptide chain release factor 2: protein MTALIDRLNQLKKAINFDGKKAELAALEKQIQDPDFWKDHQRAQNEMKNLSRLQEELSEIDRFEEKLGENQDQAILEAELAKLELKRYLAGPHDQADAILAIHAGQGGVEAMDWAEMLKRMYLRYSERKGFKTQILQESQGEEAGIKSTTIKIEGNLAYGYLKNEKGTHRLVRQSPFNSDHLRETSFALVEVLPVLEETEMVTIRPEDLEIEFSRSSGAGGQNVNKVSTSVRLKHKPTGIVVECQTQRFQEQNRKIAMQILAAKLWQIEEEKRQLNLKNLKGEHKPASWGNQIRSYVLHPYKQVKDLRTGHTETDPGKVLDGELDSFIEAELGLVV from the coding sequence ATGACTGCGCTAATTGACAGGCTGAACCAATTGAAAAAGGCGATTAATTTTGATGGGAAAAAAGCGGAATTGGCGGCGTTAGAAAAGCAAATTCAAGACCCGGATTTCTGGAAAGACCACCAGCGGGCGCAAAATGAGATGAAAAACTTAAGCCGATTACAGGAAGAATTGAGCGAAATAGACAGATTTGAGGAAAAATTAGGGGAAAATCAAGACCAAGCTATTTTAGAGGCGGAATTAGCGAAACTCGAGTTAAAGCGATATTTAGCCGGACCGCACGATCAGGCTGACGCAATTTTAGCCATTCATGCCGGGCAGGGCGGGGTCGAAGCCATGGATTGGGCAGAGATGCTGAAACGGATGTACTTAAGATACAGCGAAAGAAAGGGGTTTAAAACCCAAATATTGCAGGAAAGCCAAGGAGAAGAAGCGGGAATTAAAAGTACGACGATTAAAATTGAAGGCAATCTGGCTTACGGTTATTTAAAGAATGAAAAAGGGACCCATCGTTTAGTCCGACAGTCGCCGTTTAATTCCGACCATTTAAGGGAAACGTCTTTTGCCTTAGTGGAGGTTTTGCCGGTTTTAGAGGAGACGGAAATGGTGACTATCCGCCCGGAAGATTTGGAAATTGAATTTTCCCGCTCGTCCGGGGCCGGCGGCCAGAATGTTAATAAAGTATCGACGTCCGTCAGGTTAAAGCACAAACCGACGGGAATCGTTGTGGAATGCCAAACCCAGAGGTTTCAGGAACAAAACCGGAAGATTGCCATGCAAATTTTAGCGGCTAAGCTTTGGCAGATTGAAGAAGAAAAACGGCAGCTAAACTTAAAAAATCTTAAAGGCGAACACAAACCGGCTTCCTGGGGGAACCAAATCCGTTCCTATGTCCTCCACCCTTATAAACAAGTGAAGGATTTAAGGACCGGCCACACGGAAACTGACCCGGGGAAAGTATTAGATGGCGAGCTGGATAGTTTTATTGAGGCAGAATTGGGACTTGTGGTATGA
- the ftsE gene encoding cell division ATP-binding protein FtsE, which produces MIVFQKVTKIFPDGTQALHEASFQIKKGEFVFFIGPSGAGKTTVMKLLRREIIPTQGEILIKDKNLAEIKQKEIPFLRRQTAMCFQDFKLLGDRTVKENVALNLEVEGIKDEEIDKRVHEVLKNVGLEKKGNFFPRQISGGELQRVGIARAIVGKPDILLADEPTGNLDPQAGFDILKLFKEINLAGTTVLVATHNAEVVNNFEERVITLNKGKVITDTKKGKYKIKI; this is translated from the coding sequence ATGATTGTTTTTCAAAAAGTCACCAAAATTTTTCCGGACGGAACTCAAGCTCTTCATGAAGCCTCTTTCCAAATAAAAAAGGGTGAGTTTGTGTTTTTCATCGGACCTTCAGGGGCAGGTAAAACCACGGTAATGAAATTATTGCGGCGGGAAATTATCCCCACTCAGGGAGAAATTTTAATTAAAGATAAAAATTTGGCGGAAATTAAACAAAAAGAAATTCCTTTTTTGAGGCGGCAGACAGCCATGTGCTTTCAGGATTTCAAACTATTGGGTGATCGAACGGTAAAAGAAAATGTGGCTTTAAATTTGGAGGTGGAAGGAATTAAAGATGAGGAAATTGATAAAAGAGTTCACGAGGTTTTAAAAAATGTCGGTTTGGAAAAAAAAGGCAATTTTTTCCCGAGGCAGATTTCCGGAGGCGAACTACAGCGGGTGGGAATTGCCCGGGCAATTGTCGGGAAGCCAGATATCCTGTTGGCTGATGAACCGACAGGCAACCTTGATCCTCAAGCCGGTTTTGATATTTTAAAACTATTCAAAGAAATTAACCTAGCCGGGACAACCGTACTGGTCGCCACCCATAACGCCGAAGTGGTAAATAATTTTGAAGAAAGAGTCATTACTTTAAATAAAGGCAAAGTGATAACGGACACGAAGAAAGGAAAGTATAAAATAAAAATATGA
- a CDS encoding permease-like cell division protein FtsX, translating to MTFLKKTWTQIRRSPWQNLAAVMTTTLTLLVIAVFVLISFGSIKILKYFESAPQVIAFFKPGKDLTDANIANIRAQLDKTGKLNDFRYVSTHEAEAIYKEKNKDNPLLLELVDYSILPASIEISAKDLKDLKDLRQILQVQDNVDEVVYYEDIINNLAKWINSIKTLGLGIIIYLTVESILVILVITGMQIASRREEIEILRLIGATSWFIRKPFILTGIIYGIVGSFLAWGVSYLLLLYSTPFLTNWLQDIPLLPIPFWFMMLVLLIELFLGALIGATGGLLATHRFLKEE from the coding sequence ATGACCTTTCTTAAAAAAACCTGGACACAGATAAGAAGAAGCCCTTGGCAAAATCTGGCAGCAGTAATGACGACAACTTTAACTTTATTGGTAATCGCCGTTTTTGTCCTGATTTCTTTCGGTTCAATCAAAATTTTGAAATATTTTGAATCGGCCCCTCAGGTAATCGCCTTTTTTAAACCGGGGAAAGATTTAACCGATGCCAATATTGCCAATATCCGGGCGCAGCTGGATAAAACCGGCAAGTTAAATGATTTCCGCTACGTTTCCACCCACGAGGCGGAAGCAATTTATAAAGAAAAAAATAAAGATAATCCCCTGTTGTTGGAATTAGTCGATTATAGTATTCTACCCGCTTCAATCGAGATCTCAGCGAAAGATTTAAAAGATTTAAAGGATTTAAGGCAAATTCTGCAGGTGCAAGATAATGTCGACGAAGTGGTTTATTACGAAGATATTATTAATAACCTGGCCAAATGGATTAACAGCATTAAGACGTTGGGCCTCGGAATAATTATTTATTTGACCGTAGAGTCGATTTTGGTAATTTTGGTGATTACCGGTATGCAGATTGCCTCTAGGCGGGAAGAAATTGAGATTTTACGTCTAATCGGCGCCACTAGTTGGTTTATCAGAAAACCATTTATCTTAACCGGGATAATTTACGGAATCGTGGGTAGTTTTTTGGCCTGGGGAGTGTCATATTTACTGTTACTTTACTCGACACCCTTCTTAACTAATTGGCTCCAGGATATTCCGTTACTCCCGATTCCTTTCTGGTTTATGATGCTGGTACTATTGATTGAATTATTTTTAGGTGCCTTGATCGGAGCAACCGGCGGTTTATTGGCCACACACAGATTTTTAAAAGAAGAATAA
- a CDS encoding lamin tail domain-containing protein, with product MPARINNIRTKIFISALTGALFLITPNKILGQIRINEFSSDTSSDWVEIYNDSDNSVDLSEYSLVDGSTSGNPKSFNCILAAKGWTVTEWSNKLNHDGDIIKLKSGENVTDCVSYGNWTEQFCSEATQVTLAEIKGNEVGARNPDGNGTWIVTTTVTKDGPNGGGQKDSNLGCFMPSPSPAPSPSPSSTPSPSPEPSPSRSPSPTPLPSKSPSPKPSPSSPSIALGTGSLGVVDPSFDPEENLIAELATPEGEVLGETEPATKAGKTKNPYLLSFGLIGLGLALMATTVVVFTKSNHYNKPHDTQGKI from the coding sequence ATGCCTGCCCGCATAAATAATATACGAACAAAAATTTTCATTAGCGCCCTCACCGGCGCTTTATTTTTAATTACTCCAAATAAAATATTGGGACAAATACGGATTAATGAATTTAGCTCAGACACTTCAAGTGATTGGGTTGAAATTTATAACGACTCTGATAATTCTGTGGATCTGAGCGAATACAGCTTAGTCGATGGTAGTACTTCAGGTAATCCAAAAAGTTTTAACTGCATTTTAGCAGCAAAAGGTTGGACAGTAACAGAATGGAGCAATAAATTAAATCATGACGGCGATATTATTAAATTAAAGAGTGGTGAAAATGTAACTGATTGCGTTAGTTATGGTAACTGGACAGAACAATTTTGTTCAGAAGCAACTCAAGTTACTTTAGCTGAGATTAAAGGAAATGAGGTGGGAGCGCGAAATCCTGACGGCAACGGGACATGGATAGTAACGACAACAGTAACCAAAGATGGTCCTAATGGCGGTGGTCAAAAGGATTCGAATCTTGGTTGTTTTATGCCCAGCCCGTCACCAGCGCCGAGTCCGTCACCCTCATCTACTCCCTCACCAAGTCCTGAACCCAGCCCGAGTCGAAGTCCAAGTCCAACACCATTACCATCAAAATCCCCCAGCCCAAAACCCAGCCCCTCGAGTCCCTCGATTGCACTCGGGACAGGTTCGCTCGGGGTCGTTGATCCATCATTTGATCCTGAAGAAAATTTAATAGCTGAGTTGGCCACGCCTGAAGGCGAGGTTTTGGGGGAAACTGAGCCGGCGACGAAAGCCGGAAAAACCAAAAATCCTTATTTATTATCTTTTGGTCTAATCGGCTTGGGTTTAGCTTTGATGGCTACGACAGTGGTAGTTTTTACAAAAAGCAACCATTATAATAAACCTCATGACACTCAAGGAAAGATTTAA
- a CDS encoding VanZ family protein — protein MTLKERFKLWLPAMIWMVIIFFISGQPINNPGVAFSWLDFIFKKTGHLTEYAILYGLIFRAVSQKGKFTYKKIFMTAFVLGLIYALTDEWHQTFVTGREGTLRDVGFDSLGMLAGLIITRNWL, from the coding sequence ATGACACTCAAGGAAAGATTTAAATTGTGGCTGCCGGCAATGATTTGGATGGTAATAATTTTCTTCATATCCGGCCAACCGATTAATAACCCGGGGGTAGCTTTCAGCTGGCTGGATTTTATTTTTAAAAAAACCGGCCATCTGACAGAATACGCTATTTTATACGGATTAATTTTCCGGGCAGTCTCACAAAAAGGAAAATTTACTTATAAAAAAATTTTTATGACTGCGTTTGTTTTAGGCTTGATTTATGCTTTAACTGATGAATGGCATCAGACTTTTGTGACCGGCAGAGAAGGAACCTTAAGAGATGTAGGTTTTGATTCTTTGGGGATGTTGGCCGGATTAATAATCACCAGAAATTGGTTATGA
- the galE gene encoding UDP-glucose 4-epimerase GalE: MKILVTGGKGYIGSITASALEKNGQKVVIFDKKDGQDIQDINKLKQLLATEKIEAVMHFAAYIEMGESMTNPQKYFENNFVGSQHLIQAMVDTKVKYLIFSSTAGVYGNPIRIPIKEDDRKEPENPYGQSKLMVEETLDFYDRIYGLKSISLRYFNAAGASPAGEGLGENHQPESHLIPNLIKAILENREFSLFGNDYPTKDGTCIRDYIHVLDLAEAHILALKALISGHKSEVYNVGAGKGYSSLEVIKMVEKVSAKKLKLKIGPRRPGDANELVADPTKIQKDLGWRPKYSDLETIVRSAWQWHKKQL; this comes from the coding sequence ATGAAAATATTAGTGACCGGCGGCAAAGGCTATATTGGCTCGATTACGGCTAGTGCTTTAGAAAAAAACGGACAGAAAGTGGTAATTTTTGATAAAAAAGACGGACAGGATATTCAAGATATCAACAAATTAAAACAACTGTTAGCAACGGAAAAAATCGAGGCGGTGATGCATTTTGCCGCTTATATCGAAATGGGTGAATCAATGACTAATCCGCAAAAATATTTTGAAAATAATTTTGTCGGTTCACAACACTTAATCCAAGCAATGGTAGACACTAAGGTTAAATATTTAATTTTTTCTTCCACCGCCGGAGTGTACGGCAATCCGATCAGAATTCCGATTAAAGAAGATGACCGGAAAGAGCCGGAAAATCCGTATGGACAGTCAAAATTAATGGTGGAGGAAACTTTAGATTTTTATGACCGGATTTACGGTTTAAAATCGATTTCTTTAAGATATTTTAACGCGGCGGGGGCTTCGCCTGCTGGCGAAGGATTAGGAGAAAACCATCAACCGGAAAGCCATTTAATCCCTAACCTGATTAAAGCGATTTTGGAAAACCGGGAGTTCTCTTTGTTCGGCAACGATTATCCGACTAAAGATGGAACTTGTATCCGGGATTACATCCATGTTTTGGATTTGGCCGAGGCGCATATTTTAGCCTTAAAAGCACTTATTTCCGGTCATAAAAGCGAGGTTTATAATGTGGGTGCCGGAAAAGGTTATTCTTCTTTAGAAGTGATCAAAATGGTGGAAAAAGTCAGCGCTAAAAAATTAAAGTTAAAAATCGGACCAAGGCGACCGGGAGATGCTAATGAGTTGGTGGCCGACCCGACAAAAATTCAAAAAGACTTAGGCTGGCGACCAAAATATTCGGATTTAGAAACAATTGTTAGATCTGCCTGGCAGTGGCACAAAAAACAGCTATGA
- a CDS encoding YidC/Oxa1 family membrane protein insertase, whose amino-acid sequence MGWFTTFIYQPFFNLLVGIYWALGRVAPQYLDMGNAVIIFTIIFRIIWIPISLSSSRSAKERHEISEKFSEIQALHAKDPIREREETKKLMRRNRRIIFMSSFDIFFQIMVMLMLYRIFTTGLEGADFHLIYKWMPAHPEHFNLTWLNGRFDLTHPNVTLNLINSLVIFVAEGLSGLLSPFPTGRSELLTLFILPIGAFSFFAFMPAGKKLFVITTLLFSIVIMLAKAVKIIYYESRGRLKKLAYGLIIDKPKEGVK is encoded by the coding sequence ATGGGTTGGTTTACGACCTTTATTTATCAGCCGTTTTTTAATCTATTGGTAGGAATTTACTGGGCTTTAGGGAGGGTGGCGCCGCAATATTTGGACATGGGAAATGCGGTGATTATTTTTACGATAATTTTTAGAATTATCTGGATACCCATCTCTCTTTCTTCCTCTCGCAGCGCTAAAGAACGGCATGAAATCTCGGAAAAATTTTCAGAAATTCAGGCATTACACGCTAAAGATCCTATCAGAGAACGGGAAGAAACGAAAAAATTAATGAGGAGAAACAGAAGAATCATCTTTATGTCCTCGTTCGATATCTTTTTTCAGATAATGGTGATGCTGATGCTTTACCGGATTTTTACCACCGGTTTGGAGGGGGCAGATTTTCATTTGATTTATAAGTGGATGCCAGCGCATCCGGAACACTTTAATTTAACCTGGCTAAACGGCCGGTTTGATTTAACCCACCCGAATGTAACTTTAAATCTCATCAATTCGCTGGTTATTTTTGTCGCCGAAGGACTGTCGGGGTTGCTGTCGCCCTTCCCAACCGGCAGAAGCGAACTATTAACTTTATTTATCTTGCCGATCGGGGCGTTTAGTTTTTTTGCTTTTATGCCGGCCGGGAAAAAATTGTTTGTGATTACCACTTTACTGTTTTCAATTGTAATCATGCTTGCTAAGGCCGTAAAAATTATCTATTATGAATCCAGGGGCAGGCTGAAGAAATTAGCCTACGGCCTAATTATTGATAAACCCAAAGAAGGGGTAAAATAA
- a CDS encoding SPFH domain-containing protein, whose protein sequence is MEFDKLVVSFLADEVVGGFFVNVPPGHVACIHDLGRGVLKKVKGPGLHLKIPFWQRAKLFNAQILEYLIRHDFDLTYKEAMGDEAITGKTSDGKNIQLEGSILFKIDKTRANELWETIGENFISKIVRPVSRSRIRSVLSEVSLNQLTSYRTQVEEKIKKELNNIFSKSGIICDGFLLSELKDLGVLKTTSDDKVIFKEEKSDES, encoded by the coding sequence ATGGAGTTTGATAAATTAGTGGTTTCTTTCTTAGCCGATGAGGTGGTCGGCGGATTTTTTGTCAATGTGCCGCCGGGACACGTCGCCTGCATCCATGACTTAGGACGAGGGGTATTAAAAAAAGTTAAGGGTCCGGGATTACATCTTAAAATCCCCTTTTGGCAAAGAGCCAAGCTGTTTAACGCGCAGATTCTGGAATACTTAATCCGGCATGACTTTGATTTAACTTATAAAGAAGCAATGGGCGATGAAGCGATTACCGGCAAGACTTCAGACGGAAAAAATATCCAATTAGAAGGTTCAATCTTATTTAAAATCGATAAAACCCGGGCCAATGAACTGTGGGAAACGATTGGAGAGAATTTTATCAGTAAAATTGTCCGGCCGGTTTCCCGGAGCCGCATCAGAAGCGTTTTATCAGAGGTCTCCTTAAATCAGTTAACCTCTTATCGAACCCAAGTCGAGGAAAAAATCAAAAAAGAGTTGAATAATATTTTTTCCAAATCAGGTATTATTTGCGACGGATTTTTATTATCGGAATTAAAAGATTTAGGAGTTTTGAAAACCACCAGTGATGATAAAGTGATTTTTAAAGAAGAAAAATCAGACGAAAGCTAA
- a CDS encoding SGNH/GDSL hydrolase family protein encodes MAYWQKAGFIFSLGLIVGVFSVGGFSVNQPAFLSPLSSSSEDTSVPLQIVIPAGTIQAQVIEIPRVPSTKPEVEPKTNNQLKGEYKIALLGDSMIDTAGPGFPALQQELSRYFPAAAFQIFNYGAGATNLEFGLHRLNNDYQYLGQTIPALFSVQPDIIIIESMAYNHGSQSQEDLDKQWLTLGKIVETVRNNSHAKLIFLATIAPNSKLFAGNIEGLNLSANDRADQAKTVKLYLNNFINFAHSQNIPLINVYEASLSPDGEGNSRYISHDGLHPSVAGHELTAKLILNYFR; translated from the coding sequence ATGGCTTACTGGCAAAAGGCTGGCTTTATTTTTTCTTTAGGCCTGATTGTCGGCGTTTTTTCAGTCGGCGGCTTTTCTGTCAATCAACCGGCGTTTTTATCCCCATTAAGCAGTAGCAGTGAAGATACTTCAGTGCCTTTACAGATTGTGATTCCGGCCGGAACTATCCAAGCCCAAGTAATCGAAATTCCTCGTGTTCCCTCAACTAAACCAGAAGTTGAGCCAAAAACCAATAACCAACTCAAAGGGGAATATAAAATTGCCCTATTAGGTGATTCCATGATCGATACTGCCGGTCCGGGGTTTCCGGCATTACAGCAGGAGCTCAGTCGCTATTTTCCCGCCGCCGCCTTTCAAATTTTCAATTACGGCGCCGGCGCTACCAACTTAGAATTTGGCCTGCATCGGTTAAATAATGATTATCAATATTTAGGCCAAACCATTCCGGCTCTCTTCTCTGTCCAGCCGGATATTATTATTATTGAGTCCATGGCCTACAATCATGGGAGCCAGTCCCAGGAGGATTTGGATAAACAGTGGCTGACTTTAGGCAAAATTGTCGAGACGGTCAGAAACAACAGTCACGCGAAATTGATATTTTTGGCCACCATTGCCCCCAACTCCAAGCTTTTTGCCGGCAACATTGAAGGATTAAATTTATCAGCCAATGATCGGGCTGATCAGGCTAAAACAGTTAAGTTATATTTGAATAATTTTATTAACTTTGCTCACAGCCAAAACATTCCTTTAATTAATGTCTATGAGGCGAGTTTATCTCCAGACGGAGAAGGTAATAGCCGCTATATCAGTCATGACGGCCTTCATCCTTCTGTGGCTGGTCACGAACTGACCGCTAAACTTATCTTAAATTATTTCCGTTAG